ATTATCGCAGCTGTCTCTGGAGAAGAAACAGAAGCCGGCGATGACATTGATGATGACTATGCAGGCGAACGTGTCTTCGTGAAATTTTCCAACCCACGTGGTTTTCACCTTCGCCCAGCCAGTCAGTTGGCTGAATTGACCGAACAGATGGACGGTAATATTAGTCTCGTGGTCAACGGCCGCGAAGCCGATGCTCGCAGCGCACTGAAGATCGTCAGTTTAGGGATCACCGCAGGAAGTCACATCGAGATTCGATCCGATTCTCCGTATGCCACGGATCACCTGGATCGGATCAGTCGCTTGCTCGAATTGATCAATGACGAGCCTCAGGAGCTTATGGATGAGGTCGACAGCGCGATCCATTGGGAGCCTGTTCAAACTGAATCCACATCCTCCATTTCGGGGACAATGGCCGCTCCTGGGATTGCGGTGGGTCCAGTCTTTCATTGGAACCTCGGTAGCCATGATGCAGCAGACCGTAAGCGTGGCGATGAAGCCTCCGAATGCTCCGCCCTCGAAGTCGCCATTGAAACCGCGGTAAGCGGTTTGACCGAGCTCGCCGATGACGAGAACATGAACAAAGTGCAGCGCAACTTGTTCACTGCACATGTTGCTCTGGTCGACGATCCGGAATTAAAAGAAGCTGCCCTGAATAAAATTAAAGAGGGAGAAGATGCCCTGAGCGCTTGGAACGCTGTAATCACCGATAAAGCCGCAAAGTTGGAGGCATTGACTGATGCCAACCTGGCTCAACGAGCCGTCGATTTGAAAGACGCGGGGCATCGTGTAAGCCGTGTCCTGCTCGGCGAGGTGCAGGATCCACTCGCTGAAATTACCGCCCCCGTGGTTTTGATTGCTGAAGATTTGGAACCCTCCGAGGCCGCTCAGTTGAGCTCAGAGAAAGTCTCAGGAATTTGCCTGCGCGCAGGCAGTCCGAATGCGCACTCGGCCATTGTCGCGCGTTCACTTGGTATTCCAATGGTTGTGGCAATGGGAGATGCTCTCGCGGATGCCGTTCGAGATGCGACTGTGTTACTCGATGCGTCCGGTGCTCGACTTTTCCTTGAGCCATCCGAGGCAGATCTTGAATCTGCCTGTAAAGCACTCAAGGCGATTGATGCACGTCGTGAGCAAGCATGGTCGCAACGTTTCAGTCCTACTTTGTTGACTGATGGGCATCGCGTGGAAGTGGTCGCAAACATTGCCCGGGTCGAAGAAGCAGAAAATGCACTCAAGGCTGGCGCGGAAGGGGGGGACTGGTTCGCACGGAATTCCTGTTTCTTGATCGCGAGCACGCGCCGACCGAAGACGAACAATACGAATGTTATAAAGCGATGGTCGAAGCTTTGGGTGGGCTGCCCATGGTCCTGCGTACAGTGGATATCGGTGGTGACAAGCCAGTCGATTATCTCGGCCTGAGCGAACACGATCTTTCCTTCCTTGGGCTGCGCGGTATACGTCTTGGTCTGGCTCGTCCTGATATTATTAAGACTCAGCTGCGGGCGGTTTTTCGTGCCGCGAAGCATGGCCCGATCAAGTTGCTCTTTCCTATGATTGCGACGCCGAACGACTTTCGTCGTATCCGTCAAATTGCGGAAACCGTACGTAAAGAAGTCGATGGCCCGCAGATTGATCTTGGGGTTATGATTGAAGTGCCTGCTGCGGTGACGATGGCACCTGAGCTCGCGAAGGTGGTCGACTTCTTTTCGGTAGGCACAAACGACCTTACGCAATACGGCCTCGCCGTTGACCGGACGCATCCGCTTCTCGCTAAACGGGCGGACAGCCTGCATCCGGTCGTGCTGCGCATGATTGATACTGCAACCAAGGCAGCGCATGCCGAAGGCAAGTGGGTGGGCGTATGTGGCGGGCTCGCGGCCGATCCGCTCGGCGCACAAATTCTCACTGGCATCGGTGTGGATGAATTGAGTATGCCAGCCGCGTTGATCCCTGCCGTAAAAGAAAAACTTCGAAAAGCGAATTTGGCCGACCTGCAAGCGCTGGCTAAACGCGCTCTCGCGCAGGACGACGCCGTCGCCGTGCGGTTGATCCCACCTGCCGTTTAACCCCTACCAGAGACTTATTACCATGACTACGAAACCCTCCATTATTACCGTCACGCTCAATCCGGCGATCGATCATACCGTTTTTCTCGATGAACTTGTGCCTGGTACCGTTCATCGCGCGACCGGATCACACCGCCAAGCCGGCGGCAAAGGAATCAATGTCGGCACCATGCTTGCTATTGGTGGAACCAACGTCGCGGTCTCCGGTTTCCTCGGTGAAGCCAATCCCTCGATTTTTGAAAAGCATTTTAAAGACCACAGATTGATGGACGCCTTTGTTCGTGTCCCCGGTGAAACTCGAACAGGTATTAAGATTGTGGATACAAAATCCAACGATACCACTGATCTAAATCTGCCTGGCCCGGCACCTACAAAGGCTCAGTGTGAGAAGCTCTTTTCCAGATTGCTGAAATTGGTTCAACCCGGCACTTGGGTTGTCATCGCAGGAAGTTTACCCACAGGCGTCGAGCCGGATTTCCTTGTCGAGTTGATTCATAAACTACGTGACGCCGATGCCAAAATTGCGGTGGATTCAAGTGGGGCCGCCCTTGCGGCCGCGGTCGAAGCCGGGATTGATTTGGCGAAGCCAAACAACCATGAACTGGCCGAACTCCTCGGCGCCGATCTGAGCGACTTTCAGTCGATCTTGTCGGCGGCCCGGGAACTCAACCGCGAACGCGTGCCCAATCTGATTGTCTCTCTTGGGGATGAGGGTGCTCTTTTTCTTTCCAATAAGGCTGAGCTCATGGCGAGCGCGCCACCTGTCAAAGTTATCAGCACGGTTGGTGCAGGCGATTCATTGCTCGCCGGGTATTTACAGGGCCGCCTCTTTGGGGAAACCGCACCCGACTGCGCACGCCGTGCCACCGTTTACGCCTGGAGCCGATTGGAATCCCTCGTCTCCGCGCTTCCTGAACCTGAAATCCTCTTAAAACGTTTGGCCCGCGTCACCGTACAGCCAATCGCCCCCTATCAACCCAAGTCCTAAATCCCATGTCAAATCTACTTGTTATCATTCAAGCCCCCAGCAATGCGCCCATCTTGCGTTTGGCTAAGGGCGCCCTCGAAGCAGAGGCTGCACGTCGTGGACTCTCGCTTATAATCAAAGCCGATGCGGATGCAGATCCTGCAGCCGTCTGGAAGTCTTCTTCCGAGTCGGTCAATGCCGTGCTTCTTTCCGCAATCAAAGCACCCGCGCAGCCAGTGTCCACATCAGTGCCAGTCATTGCGACCGAGCTTGCTCGCGTGGCCCGCGAAACCGGACATGTCCTGGATCAACTCTTCCCGGATAATGTGCCCGCACCAGCGGCTAGCCAGAGCGCATCACCGAAGGAAGCGGCCGAATCCACAGAGAGCAAATTCCTTGTGGGAGTGACCTCCTGCCCGACCGGGATCGCTCATACTTTTATGGCTGCGGAATCATTGCTCCGCGGTGCCAAAGCGCTGGGCTACACCATGAAGGTGGAAACCCGCGGCTCGGTTGGCGCGAAAAACGAACTCACGGAAGAAGAGATCGCTAAAGCCGATGCGGTGGTGGTGGCCGCTGATGCCAGCGTGGAAACCGCCCGCTTCGCAGGTAAGCGTTTGCTTGAAACAGGGACCAAGGCCGCTATTAATGATGCGTCCGGACTGATTAAAGAAGCACTCGCATTGGAACCTTCAGCCGCGCAATCCGGTGGCATGAAAATGCCTCCCAAGAAAGCACGCACCGGCGTCTACAAGCATTTAATGACGGGGGTCTCCCAAATGTTGCCACTCGTGACTGCGGGTGGACTTTTGATCGCTTTGGCTTTCGCCATCGGAGGGATCTACGCGGGCGATAACGAGGGTACGCTCGGTTGGGCACTTATGCAGATTGGTGGAGCTTCTGCCTTTGCACTCTTCATTCCCGTACTTGCCGGCTTCATCGCATTTTCCATAGCGGACCGTCCCGGTCTGGCTCCTGGATTGATCGGTGGTATGTTGGCTTCACAAATCGGCGCGGGTTTCCTCGGTGGTTTGGCTGCTGGTTTCTTTGCCGGTTATCTCACTAGTTTACTGAATCGTAAGATCAATCTGCCGGATACTTTACAGGGCCTTAAGCCGGTGCTGATTCTGCCTCTGCTCAGTTCGTTGATCGTCGGCCTTTCTATGATCTATGTGATTGGGCCTCCGGTGAAGTTCATTCTTGATGGCTTGTCCACTTGGTTGAACGGTATGCAAGAGGGCAGTGCCCTGATCCTTGGTTTGCTCCTCGGTGGGATGATGGCTTTCGATATGGGTGGTCCCGTGAACAAGTCAGCTTACACCTTTTCGGTCGGTCTCTTGGCCAGCCAGATCTACGTGCCGATGGCTGCAGTGATGGCTGCCGGTATGGTGCCACCGCTGGCATGTGCGCTGGCAGCAAATATCTTCCGTAATAAATTCACTGACGATGAGCGTCAGGCTTCCAAAGCCACTGCGATCCTTGGAATCTCATTCATCACGGAAGGTGCAATTCCCTATGCGGCCGCCGATCCGATTCGGGTCATTCCTTGCACCATTCTTGGTTCTGCGGTGACTGGTGGAATCTCCATGGTGATGGGCTGTAAGCTCATGGTTCCTCATGGCGGTGTATTCGTTTTGGCGATACCAAATGCCATCACTCAAGGCCTTGCCTACATCGCTGCGATCGTAATCGGAACTCTTGTTGCTACCGCTGCGCTCTACTTTGCGAAGCGTCCGCTCAATCAAATGAACAAAGCCGTCGCTGCTTAATTTTACCTCAACACAACATATATTATGAAAAACAAAATCCTACCTCTATCATTAATTATTGGACTCAATTCTGGTGTATTTGCGGATACAGAATCCGTAGAGAATCCATACGCGGATCGTTTGACCGGCGACTGGGGGGGCGCGCGCACGGAACTCTCCGAAGCGGGCATCGAGTTCTTCGCCTACTACAACACGATCACCTCATCAATTGCCTCAGGTGGTATTAGCAAGGATACAAACTTTGCTGGTGACTTGTTTACCGGATTTAACTTCGATCTTGAAAGAATACTGGGATGGGACGACACCATTTTTACTCTTACAGGAATTGATCGCCATGGGAGTGACATTACTCCAGATATCGGCAGCCAATACAGTGCAATGCAGCTGGTTGGCGGACAAAATGCCTTCCTCTATAATGTAACCCTGGAAAAGTTGTTTGCGGATGGTGACCTCTCCTTGAAGCTGGGCCGTATGACCGCGACCGATGACTTCGTCGGATCTCCATTTTACAGTTACTCTTTGAGCAATGCGGTCAACGGGCAGATTCGGGCTGTACTCTTTGATGGAGTGATGACATCCTATCCGTTTGCCGTTTGGGGGGGGCGGATGAAAGCCAAGCTCTCTGAAGAGAGCACGCTGCAAGTAGGAGTCTTTCAGCTCACTCAGGAAATGTGGGATCGAGAAAAACAAGGGCTCGATTTCAGTATCGATTCCGACGATGGGGTATCGGTTTTTGTCCAATACGACTGGACGCCTGAAATTAATGGGAAGCCCGCTCGTTTCTACGCCGGTGTCAATCAAACCTTCTCGTTTGAAATGAACGATTTCAATAGCATGGATACGACGGATAGTTTGACCCGCTTTTATGCGCATGCGGATTATCAATTTTACCGGGAGTCGGCTGATTCCGACGAAGGGCTGACTCTTTTTATGACCTTTGCGTACACCTCGCAGGATGAAGTCGCCATTGTTCCGGTCCAATCGACAATTGGCGCGCACTACAAGGGCCTGCTTCCCGGACGTCCCGATGACCGGACCGTTTTCTTTGCGACTTATGGAGGCTTCAGTGATGAATACTCAGATGGCTTGGAAGCTGGTGGAGGGAGTCCGGTTGACTATGAGATGGTCTTCGAGTTGGGGCATCGTATCCAGTTGACCGAATACGCGTACATTCAGCCGGACATTCAATTTATCAAGAATCCAGGTGGTAGTGGCGATATTGATGACGCCATCGTTGTCGGAGCGCAAATAGGCTTTAGCTTCTAGAGCCAGTCCAGCCCGATGTCTTTCCAAGTGCTTTGATGAATGGGGGCGCCCGTCGAGATGAAATCGAGGCCGAGGTCATTGAGCGCGGGGAGTGAGTTTAGGGTAATGCCGCCGCTGGCTTCGGTGCAGGCGCGGCCATCGATGATCTCGACGGCTTGCTTCAGTTGCTCCGGGGAGAAATTATCCAGTAGAATGATATCGGCGCCCGCTTCGACGACTGGGGGGATTTGCTCCAGTGAGTCCACTTCCACTTCGATGGCGAGGTATTCGCAGGTGTTGACTGCGAGCGCTACGGTTTCGGTCAGGCGGTTGCCACCGGTAGCGCCGGCGACGGCGAGGTGGTTATCTTTGAGCATGACGCGATCGAAGAGGCCGATGCGGTGGTTATAGCCGCCGCCGCAAGCGAAGGCGTATTTTTGCAGCACCCGATAGCCGGGCAAGGTCTTGCGCGTGTCGAGCAGCGCAGTCTCACTGGGGCCGAGTGCATCGACATAGAGGCGGGCCTCGGTGGCGATGCCGCTGAGGTGCTGTAGGAAATTGAGAATGACGCGTTCTGCCTGGAGCAATGCGCTGGAACTGCCGCTCAGGATGCCGATAATTTGGCCTTGGTCCAGAAAGTCGCCATCCTGCGATTGTGCTTCGAAGCTGCAGTCCTGACCATAGCTATCGAGCACTGCTTGAATCAGGCCGAGACCGCAGACTATCAGCGGTTCGCGTGCCGTCAGTTGCGCGCGTCCACTGGCACCTTCCGGCATGAGTGCGGTGGTGACATCGCCGAGGCGTTCCGGGCGGTGTGCCAGCCCGGCGCCGGCGAGGTCTTCGATCTTGGCGAGGCCGACCAGTTGTCGCAGGTAGTCGGGGTCCAGATCCTGCCATGTGAGGCGGGTCTTAAAGGTGTCTTTTGAGTAGCGGGCGTTATGGCTCATGCAGTGTGTGCTAGATTAGTTATAAGATTCGAAGGTGCTGACTTTTCCAGTCTGGCGGTCGAAGACGACGCGCTTGAGAAGCTTGGTATTGTTTGGGTTTACATTTACGCCAGTGCCGATGCCCACGCCGCTGCCGCGGGAGCCGACACCACCGCCGAGGCTGATGCCCATGCTCGGTTTGATTTGACGGTATTCCCACACGATCTGTTTGCCGGTTGCTGAGCTGACGGTTTTTTCATGTGTTGGATCGCCCCAGGACATGCGCACCATGTCTTGGTCGAAGCCGACGGCGATTTGTTGCGTGCGAATCATTTGCCGTTCACCGGGCGTGTAGGTGTCGAAAGTTGCCTGGTTTTGCGAGATACGTTGGCTTTGCGGGGTGCTGCAGCCCGTAAACAAGACTGCAAATAGTGCGAGGGTCCAAAATGTTAGAGTTTTCATATTATAATTCCTTCATTCAAAAACAGAGGTGATGTGCGGACTCTAGCGAATCGTCGGGTTCGCTCCAGTCAAATATGGCTTGGATCGTGGGAGGGTTTCTTATGCCTGTGGCTTACAGACAAAAGCCAGCCAGTCGGCGAATTCGCTTTCGGTTAACCTTAAATCGGCAAGTGCTAAGGTCTGGAGGGCAGCATCTTCTTCGCTGGGCAAAAACTCGTAGCCGTTCATTTCTAAAAAGACGGCAGCTGTCATCAGCCCAGAGCGTTTGTTACCGTCCAGAAATGGGTGCCCTTTTACGATTCCGGCAGCATAGGCAGCAGCGAGTTCGAAGTGCGTGGGTTGATCGTAGTGGAATAAATTCCTAGGTTTATCCAGGGCATTATCCAGTCGACCTTCATCTCGCATTCCGTCGGTCCCACCGAAGCGGGCGACCAGAGCGGAGTGGAATGCCAGACAGGTCGTTTTTTCGATCCAAAATGGTTCCTTCATTTAGCGAGTTCGCGAAAGGTGTTACGATAGCGCTGCATGAGGCTTTCGGCGATCTGCATCTGTTCCTCAAAGCCGGGGCGTTCGGGGTTGATGTTGAGGGAACAATTGGGGGCTTCGGTTAAATATACCGTCGCACCTTCTTCCACTTTGAGTGCTTGTAGCGCCTCCTTGGGCAATACGATGCCGAGAGAGTTGCCGATTTTGCGAACTTTTGTTTCGATAGCCATGTGTAATAACAAATGTTATTACGGGAAAATGTCAAGATAGGCGCGTAGGGCGTTTACAGCTGTTCGAGCGTTTCTCAAAAGTATGACGTAAATCGTATAATGAAATGAAGAAATCTAAATGAACCGTCTCATGCGCCAAAAGCGCTGAAGCGCTCACTCTTACCTGAGGATATACAGTCAAAGGTAAGAGTGACGGCTTTAGGCCAATGCCTTTAAGGATTGGATTTTAGTTAGCGCAATCATTTAAGACTCGTACTTTTAGTACGATTGCTTCTTTTGTATGAATGAGCGCATCCACCTCCTTGTGTTTCCCGTTGTTTTCTAATTTTCCAGCTGCCTTTGAGGAGCTATTTAGCCGTGAGAGTTGCGCTCTGATTTTCGCGCAGCACGGTCCTCGCGGTGGTGGCCAAGCCAAGTTAAATGGCTGGGAATGGTTGATGTCCAGGGTCTACCATGAGTTGGCACGTTCGGGTACTTTCTCGTCTAATACCAAGGCGGTATCCGGAGTGCGCATCTCGGACAGCGCGCTCAGCCAGCGGGCCTTGTCGATTGGCGAGAAGCTGATCGAAGAGATACTGCCTATCGCGCTACGTCCGTTAGCCGACCGTGAGCGAGATGTGCAGGCCTTTTATCATGCATATCGGTTGGTGGCCATCGACGGGACTCGTTTCAATTTACGTAATACCGGAACCATTAATGAACAGGCTTCAAAAGTGGCTTGCAACCGCGGTAGCGGTGAACCTGCTTTCGCGCATTTGCTGGCAGTTGTCCTGGTGGAATTGGGTATGCACCAACCTTTGGGCACCCGTTTAGGCTGGCAAGGCGAGGGCGAGTTGACACTCGCGCGGCAACTGTTTGCGGCTCAGGATCTGCCCGAGCGCAGTCTGCTTTTAGCCGACCGACTGTTCGGTTATCCTTCGCTGATCTGGGGACTCTGGTCAATGCTCCGGCGCACACACAGTCACGTTCTGGTTCGGATAAAGTCTAATCTCAAAGCCAAGCGCACGCGGCAACTCGCGGATGGTTCATGGCTAGTCGAAGTCAAAGCGATTGATCCATCCACACGCAAGAAGGTGGGGGTACTCGAACTACGTGAGATCTATGGTCGAGTCTGCTATGAAGACCAGAATGGTCACCGTTCGTGTCTTCAAATACGCTTGTGGACGAGTCTGCTCGATGACACCACCAGCCCAGCCACAGAACTGATCGCCCTTTACGCCGCACGCTGGGAGGAAGAGTTATTCTTCCGAGAACTCAAAAGCCACCTGCACGCCCGCGGAGAACTACTTGACGCACTCACTCCGCAAACCGCAGCCCAAGAAGTGCTCGCGATGCTCTTAGCGGCCGCGCTGATCGCCAAGCAGCGCCAAAGCGTCGCTTCTGCCGCAGGCGTTGAGCCCTTGCGCATCAGCTTTGCCAAGGTTTTGCACAAGACAGCCGCACTGTGCGAGCTACTGCAAGTCGGTGCAGACTTGATCACCCCGCAAGCGCTGGCTCAGTGGATACAGCGACTCTTAGATGATCTTATATATGATGCCGTTATTAAAAAACGAAGACCTAGAACTTGCCCCAGAACCCTACGACAACCCACAAAAGACTGGCCAAAAACTAAAGTTGCCCAGTCAAAACGAGTTGTTAAAACTATAGAAGTCACCAATCCTTAAAGACATTGGCCTGAAGGCGGGACTCCAACCCGCTCAATTGAAAATTGTATTAAATCGTAGTTCCCATAATGCCAAAATCACTTTGCAAAGTTAAATCATCCACCATCCACGGGCGCGGGCTGTATGCCACCGCCGACATTGAGGCGGGCACGGATATTATTCAATACATCGGAGAGAAAATCTCCAAGGAAGAGTCGACAAAGCGCGCCTTGGAGTGGGAAGAAAAAGCCCGCGAGACTGGCGAAGGCTTGGTTTATATCTTTGAGCTGGATGATGAGTATGACATCGACGGCCGGCTCGGGGATAATCCTGCACGCTACATGAATCACTCCTGTGACGGGAATTGTGAAGCGATCAACTACGACGGCGAGATCTGGATCGTAGCGCTCAAGGACATCAAGAAGGGCGATGAGCTGGTCTATGATTATGGCTACGACATGGAGCACTTTCTCGATCACCCTTGCAAGTGTGGCTCCGATAACTGCATCGGCTACATCGTGCGCGAAGATCAGCGCGCGAAAGTGAAGAAGCTACTGCGCGGCAAGAAAAAGAAGAAGAGCAAGAAAAGCAAAAAGTAGGTGGCTTGGGTAGGGTCTTCAGGTCTTCACTTTTGAAGACCTGAAGTCATGTAGCTCGGTATCGGCGGTCTTCACAAGTGAAGACCCTACGATTTTTAGTGCTCCAGCTCGTAAGTCAGTGTCTTGCCTGCGTGCTTAATGGTGACGTGGTTCTCGCCGTCTGCGCGCTCGGTGGCTTCGGTGCGGCCGATGATTTGGGCGGGGATGCCGAAGGATTCGCTTTGCGCGATGATGGCTTCGGCGGCGTCGGGCTCGCAGAAGATTTCCATCCGGTGGCCCATGTTGTAGACGCGGAACATTTCCTCGTCGCTGGTGCCGCTGGCCTTTTGGATGGCCTTGAAGATTGGAGGAATGGGCAGGAAGTTGTCCTTGATGTGGTGCACCCCGGTGCCGAAACGTATGCACTTGGTCTGGCCGCCGCCGGAGCAGTGCACCATGCCGTAGATGCTGTCGCGGTTTTCGGTGAGCAGCTTTTTAATGACGGGCGCGTAGGTGCGGGTGGGGCTGAGCAGGGCGTCGCCTACGGTCATGTCGGACTCGGGCAGCGGGTCGTCCATCTTGTAGGGG
The nucleotide sequence above comes from Coraliomargarita algicola. Encoded proteins:
- a CDS encoding SET domain-containing protein; translation: MPKSLCKVKSSTIHGRGLYATADIEAGTDIIQYIGEKISKEESTKRALEWEEKARETGEGLVYIFELDDEYDIDGRLGDNPARYMNHSCDGNCEAINYDGEIWIVALKDIKKGDELVYDYGYDMEHFLDHPCKCGSDNCIGYIVREDQRAKVKKLLRGKKKKKSKKSKK
- a CDS encoding carbohydrate porin, producing the protein MKNKILPLSLIIGLNSGVFADTESVENPYADRLTGDWGGARTELSEAGIEFFAYYNTITSSIASGGISKDTNFAGDLFTGFNFDLERILGWDDTIFTLTGIDRHGSDITPDIGSQYSAMQLVGGQNAFLYNVTLEKLFADGDLSLKLGRMTATDDFVGSPFYSYSLSNAVNGQIRAVLFDGVMTSYPFAVWGGRMKAKLSEESTLQVGVFQLTQEMWDREKQGLDFSIDSDDGVSVFVQYDWTPEINGKPARFYAGVNQTFSFEMNDFNSMDTTDSLTRFYAHADYQFYRESADSDEGLTLFMTFAYTSQDEVAIVPVQSTIGAHYKGLLPGRPDDRTVFFATYGGFSDEYSDGLEAGGGSPVDYEMVFELGHRIQLTEYAYIQPDIQFIKNPGGSGDIDDAIVVGAQIGFSF
- a CDS encoding AbrB/MazE/SpoVT family DNA-binding domain-containing protein: MAIETKVRKIGNSLGIVLPKEALQALKVEEGATVYLTEAPNCSLNINPERPGFEEQMQIAESLMQRYRNTFRELAK
- a CDS encoding IS4 family transposase, giving the protein MSASTSLCFPLFSNFPAAFEELFSRESCALIFAQHGPRGGGQAKLNGWEWLMSRVYHELARSGTFSSNTKAVSGVRISDSALSQRALSIGEKLIEEILPIALRPLADRERDVQAFYHAYRLVAIDGTRFNLRNTGTINEQASKVACNRGSGEPAFAHLLAVVLVELGMHQPLGTRLGWQGEGELTLARQLFAAQDLPERSLLLADRLFGYPSLIWGLWSMLRRTHSHVLVRIKSNLKAKRTRQLADGSWLVEVKAIDPSTRKKVGVLELREIYGRVCYEDQNGHRSCLQIRLWTSLLDDTTSPATELIALYAARWEEELFFRELKSHLHARGELLDALTPQTAAQEVLAMLLAAALIAKQRQSVASAAGVEPLRISFAKVLHKTAALCELLQVGADLITPQALAQWIQRLLDDLIYDAVIKKRRPRTCPRTLRQPTKDWPKTKVAQSKRVVKTIEVTNP
- a CDS encoding putative PEP-binding protein, with amino-acid sequence MFLDREHAPTEDEQYECYKAMVEALGGLPMVLRTVDIGGDKPVDYLGLSEHDLSFLGLRGIRLGLARPDIIKTQLRAVFRAAKHGPIKLLFPMIATPNDFRRIRQIAETVRKEVDGPQIDLGVMIEVPAAVTMAPELAKVVDFFSVGTNDLTQYGLAVDRTHPLLAKRADSLHPVVLRMIDTATKAAHAEGKWVGVCGGLAADPLGAQILTGIGVDELSMPAALIPAVKEKLRKANLADLQALAKRALAQDDAVAVRLIPPAV
- the pfkB gene encoding 1-phosphofructokinase; this translates as MTTKPSIITVTLNPAIDHTVFLDELVPGTVHRATGSHRQAGGKGINVGTMLAIGGTNVAVSGFLGEANPSIFEKHFKDHRLMDAFVRVPGETRTGIKIVDTKSNDTTDLNLPGPAPTKAQCEKLFSRLLKLVQPGTWVVIAGSLPTGVEPDFLVELIHKLRDADAKIAVDSSGAALAAAVEAGIDLAKPNNHELAELLGADLSDFQSILSAARELNRERVPNLIVSLGDEGALFLSNKAELMASAPPVKVISTVGAGDSLLAGYLQGRLFGETAPDCARRATVYAWSRLESLVSALPEPEILLKRLARVTVQPIAPYQPKS
- a CDS encoding type II toxin-antitoxin system death-on-curing family toxin, with translation MKEPFWIEKTTCLAFHSALVARFGGTDGMRDEGRLDNALDKPRNLFHYDQPTHFELAAAYAAGIVKGHPFLDGNKRSGLMTAAVFLEMNGYEFLPSEEDAALQTLALADLRLTESEFADWLAFVCKPQA
- a CDS encoding fructose-specific PTS transporter subunit EIIC, giving the protein MSNLLVIIQAPSNAPILRLAKGALEAEAARRGLSLIIKADADADPAAVWKSSSESVNAVLLSAIKAPAQPVSTSVPVIATELARVARETGHVLDQLFPDNVPAPAASQSASPKEAAESTESKFLVGVTSCPTGIAHTFMAAESLLRGAKALGYTMKVETRGSVGAKNELTEEEIAKADAVVVAADASVETARFAGKRLLETGTKAAINDASGLIKEALALEPSAAQSGGMKMPPKKARTGVYKHLMTGVSQMLPLVTAGGLLIALAFAIGGIYAGDNEGTLGWALMQIGGASAFALFIPVLAGFIAFSIADRPGLAPGLIGGMLASQIGAGFLGGLAAGFFAGYLTSLLNRKINLPDTLQGLKPVLILPLLSSLIVGLSMIYVIGPPVKFILDGLSTWLNGMQEGSALILGLLLGGMMAFDMGGPVNKSAYTFSVGLLASQIYVPMAAVMAAGMVPPLACALAANIFRNKFTDDERQASKATAILGISFITEGAIPYAAADPIRVIPCTILGSAVTGGISMVMGCKLMVPHGGVFVLAIPNAITQGLAYIAAIVIGTLVATAALYFAKRPLNQMNKAVAA
- the nadC gene encoding carboxylating nicotinate-nucleotide diphosphorylase — translated: MSHNARYSKDTFKTRLTWQDLDPDYLRQLVGLAKIEDLAGAGLAHRPERLGDVTTALMPEGASGRAQLTAREPLIVCGLGLIQAVLDSYGQDCSFEAQSQDGDFLDQGQIIGILSGSSSALLQAERVILNFLQHLSGIATEARLYVDALGPSETALLDTRKTLPGYRVLQKYAFACGGGYNHRIGLFDRVMLKDNHLAVAGATGGNRLTETVALAVNTCEYLAIEVEVDSLEQIPPVVEAGADIILLDNFSPEQLKQAVEIIDGRACTEASGGITLNSLPALNDLGLDFISTGAPIHQSTWKDIGLDWL